One part of the Sorangiineae bacterium MSr11954 genome encodes these proteins:
- a CDS encoding TolC family protein, with translation MMPRSSFFSVAVVSALVATSAFTAHAQDAYELTLPAALVMARTRAAEMRAARARHETASAEADAALAGYLPSLSGQAGAGQTWSRTEGKTLDESGNTVDYVDNGTRRQLDASASLRWTAFDFWQTPSRVGAARADARAAFQRVRATANDTTRAVASAYFTVVFDQLLDENAKLTTQIRERHAAITHGLVASGIRPTVEEARARVELDLARLESITTERQMAQDKVKLATILLLPPTTPIKVVRPAVLPKATEEPKLAANEAAERRPEVRAAYESVEARERALTAAKVERLPTIGASLDATHRSTLADREDPRYPKENALAAMLTVSVPVFDWRVWGQVPVASGNLAAAEAERAGTVARVRGEAAEAAYGLQSARLALEQSRSTRDLAGATLAVMEARYQAGLVTTTDLFDAAARDADARRGLIRAELGVAQAVIQELAATGRITELER, from the coding sequence ATGATGCCTCGTTCCTCGTTCTTCTCCGTTGCCGTCGTGAGCGCGCTGGTCGCGACCTCCGCGTTCACCGCCCATGCCCAGGACGCCTACGAGCTCACCTTGCCCGCCGCACTCGTCATGGCCCGCACGCGCGCCGCGGAGATGCGGGCTGCGCGCGCGCGCCACGAGACCGCCAGCGCGGAGGCCGACGCGGCCCTCGCAGGCTACTTGCCGAGCCTCTCGGGCCAGGCGGGCGCCGGCCAGACGTGGTCGCGCACCGAGGGAAAGACGTTGGACGAGAGCGGCAATACCGTGGATTACGTCGATAACGGCACCCGGCGCCAGCTCGATGCATCGGCCTCCCTGCGCTGGACGGCCTTCGACTTTTGGCAGACCCCGAGCCGCGTGGGCGCCGCGCGCGCCGATGCCCGGGCCGCCTTTCAGCGCGTGCGGGCCACCGCCAACGACACCACCCGCGCCGTGGCCAGCGCGTACTTCACTGTCGTTTTCGATCAGCTCCTCGATGAAAACGCCAAGCTGACCACGCAGATCCGCGAGCGGCACGCGGCCATCACGCACGGCCTGGTGGCGTCGGGCATCCGGCCCACGGTGGAGGAGGCCCGCGCCCGGGTCGAGCTCGATCTGGCGCGCCTCGAGAGCATCACCACCGAGCGGCAGATGGCGCAGGACAAAGTGAAGCTCGCCACCATCCTGCTCCTGCCGCCGACCACGCCCATCAAGGTCGTTCGCCCCGCGGTCCTGCCCAAGGCGACCGAGGAGCCCAAGCTCGCCGCCAACGAGGCCGCGGAGCGGCGCCCGGAGGTGCGGGCCGCCTACGAGAGCGTGGAGGCGCGCGAGCGTGCGCTCACCGCGGCCAAGGTCGAGCGGCTCCCCACCATCGGCGCCTCGCTCGACGCCACGCACCGCTCGACCTTGGCCGATCGCGAAGACCCGCGTTACCCCAAGGAGAACGCGCTCGCCGCCATGCTGACGGTGAGCGTCCCCGTGTTCGACTGGCGCGTGTGGGGCCAGGTGCCGGTGGCCAGCGGGAACCTCGCGGCCGCCGAGGCGGAGCGCGCGGGCACCGTCGCGCGCGTGCGCGGAGAGGCCGCCGAGGCGGCGTATGGCCTGCAGTCGGCGCGCCTCGCGCTCGAGCAATCGCGCTCCACGCGCGATCTCGCGGGCGCCACCTTGGCCGTCATGGAGGCGCGGTACCAGGCCGGCCTCGTCACCACCACCGATCTCTTCGACGCCGCCGCGAGGGACGCGGACGCTCGCCGCGGGCTGATCCGCGCGGAGCTCGGCGTTGCGCAAGCCGTCATCCAAGAACTGGCCGCGACCGGCCGCATCACGGAGCTCGAACGATGA
- a CDS encoding sigma 54-interacting transcriptional regulator yields MSDDQTIEYQGAATELFSTAYVRVAGGTDPPVKLESSLVVGSGTGAALTIADPLVSRVHAQLELGEDGVWVRDLGSRNGTFVEGVRVGFARVPSGGAVVVGHTRIAIEVDRETRPLWPTDRFGPLLGGSVKMREVFHRLLRVANSDAVALIHGETGTGKELVARAIHEASVRAKRPFVVVDCGAMPGNLLESELFGHAKGAFTGAVSTHLGAVEVAAEGTIFLDEVGELPLDVQPKLLRALESHTFRRIGETNYRPIRARFLTATHRNLAAMVNEGTFREDLFFRLNVLPIAIPPLRDRRDDIPLIVAEMLRARGAPPLDLPMTELSARSWPGNVRELRSFIERAVTLGAEEALAISPATRPETKVPAEHSGGAFPPVDVSRPFKDIRDEWIDHLERTYVTSALSYHGGNVTAVAEAAGLARSYVHRLIRKHGLDR; encoded by the coding sequence GTGTCCGACGACCAAACCATCGAATACCAAGGCGCCGCAACCGAGCTGTTTTCGACGGCGTACGTCCGAGTCGCCGGCGGGACGGACCCGCCCGTCAAGCTCGAGAGCTCCCTGGTCGTAGGCAGCGGCACGGGAGCCGCCCTCACCATCGCCGATCCCCTCGTGTCGCGCGTGCATGCGCAGCTCGAGCTCGGCGAAGACGGCGTTTGGGTCCGCGATCTCGGGAGCCGCAACGGCACCTTCGTCGAGGGCGTGCGCGTGGGCTTTGCGCGCGTCCCCAGCGGCGGCGCGGTCGTCGTCGGCCATACGCGAATCGCCATCGAGGTCGATCGCGAGACCCGCCCGCTCTGGCCCACCGATCGCTTTGGCCCTTTGCTGGGCGGAAGCGTCAAAATGCGCGAGGTGTTCCATCGCCTTTTGCGGGTGGCGAACTCGGACGCCGTGGCCTTGATCCACGGTGAAACGGGGACGGGCAAAGAGCTGGTCGCCCGCGCCATTCATGAAGCGTCCGTTCGTGCCAAGCGCCCGTTCGTGGTCGTCGACTGCGGCGCCATGCCCGGCAACCTCTTGGAGTCCGAGCTCTTCGGACACGCCAAAGGCGCCTTCACGGGGGCCGTTTCGACCCATTTGGGCGCGGTGGAGGTCGCCGCCGAAGGCACCATCTTCCTCGACGAGGTCGGCGAGCTCCCCCTCGACGTGCAGCCCAAGCTCCTTCGTGCGCTGGAGAGCCACACCTTTCGGCGCATCGGCGAGACGAACTACCGCCCCATTCGCGCGCGCTTCTTGACGGCCACCCATCGAAACCTCGCCGCCATGGTCAACGAGGGCACGTTTCGCGAGGACCTCTTCTTTCGCCTCAACGTCTTGCCCATCGCCATCCCGCCCCTTCGCGACCGCCGGGACGACATTCCGCTCATCGTGGCCGAGATGCTCCGCGCGCGCGGCGCCCCGCCCCTCGATCTGCCGATGACCGAGCTCTCCGCGCGTTCGTGGCCGGGCAATGTGCGCGAGCTGCGAAGCTTCATCGAGCGCGCCGTCACCTTGGGCGCCGAAGAGGCGCTGGCCATCAGCCCGGCCACGCGCCCCGAAACCAAAGTTCCCGCGGAGCATTCAGGCGGAGCGTTTCCCCCCGTCGACGTATCGCGCCCGTTCAAGGACATCCGCGACGAGTGGATCGACCACCTCGAACGTACTTATGTCACCTCCGCACTCTCGTACCACGGTGGTAACGTCACAGCGGTGGCCGAAGCGGCTGGACTCGCGCGCAGTTATGTCCATCGCCTCATCCGAAAACACGGGCTCGACCGATAA
- a CDS encoding HlyD family efflux transporter periplasmic adaptor subunit, producing the protein MIPQLFRKAAVERHGGAREGDLLRLETKWTSWSFRLVLIAGLVALAFIIVFDVNEYATGPAIVRVEGRRPLVTMVAGIVETVHVQSGQHVEKDQVLVTVSAPAEQAEYRRASREFQLSLAALLRDPSDNSTKSSLASLKPKRDNAAQLANARIVRAPHAGVVTDIRVRPGQYLAANDVVAGIAPEGAKASLVAFVPGEYRPMLKPGQQLRFSLQGYKFEYRTLDVESVGAEVVGPAEMRRYIGQELGDAVPVEGATVLVKAPLPWRTFTADGQTYSYVEGLTGTASVRVRKEPIIVVLVPGLKSLRNRR; encoded by the coding sequence ATGATACCGCAACTCTTTCGCAAAGCTGCCGTCGAGCGCCATGGAGGCGCTCGCGAGGGCGATCTCCTCCGCTTGGAGACCAAGTGGACCTCGTGGTCCTTCCGCCTGGTGCTCATCGCCGGCCTGGTGGCGCTGGCCTTCATCATCGTCTTCGACGTGAACGAATACGCCACCGGCCCGGCCATCGTTCGGGTCGAGGGCCGCCGGCCCTTGGTCACCATGGTCGCGGGCATCGTGGAGACGGTGCACGTGCAGTCGGGGCAGCACGTCGAGAAGGACCAAGTGCTGGTCACCGTCTCGGCCCCCGCCGAGCAAGCGGAGTACCGGCGCGCGAGCCGCGAGTTCCAGCTCAGCCTGGCCGCGCTGCTCCGCGATCCTTCCGACAACTCCACCAAGTCGAGCCTCGCGTCGCTCAAGCCCAAACGCGACAACGCGGCGCAGCTGGCCAACGCGCGGATCGTGCGCGCGCCGCACGCGGGGGTGGTGACCGACATCCGCGTTCGACCCGGGCAGTACCTCGCGGCCAACGACGTGGTGGCGGGCATCGCGCCCGAGGGGGCCAAAGCGTCGCTGGTGGCGTTCGTGCCGGGCGAATACCGCCCCATGCTCAAACCCGGCCAGCAACTTCGCTTTTCGCTCCAAGGATACAAGTTCGAATATCGAACGCTCGACGTGGAGTCCGTCGGCGCCGAGGTCGTGGGGCCGGCCGAGATGCGGCGCTACATCGGCCAAGAGCTGGGCGACGCCGTCCCCGTCGAAGGCGCCACCGTGCTCGTGAAGGCGCCGCTCCCGTGGCGGACCTTCACCGCCGACGGTCAGACGTACTCGTACGTGGAAGGGCTCACGGGCACGGCGAGCGTTCGCGTCCGCAAGGAGCCCATCATCGTCGTCCTCGTTCCTGGCCTCAAGTCCCTCCGGAACCGCCGCTAA
- a CDS encoding peptidase domain-containing ABC transporter produces the protein MNFTSIAETIQKHPALAALGQLGPKKRVPVLVQLEAADCGPTCLQMCLAFHGQEVRLDELRLATGCNRDGVSALALVQTARDYGLAARGVRIELEDLFALEPGTILHWGFAHFVVFEHVIGETVHIVDPGIGRRALSLEEVSESFTGVALVFEVQEGFQKGKLERPLRHYLKKTMRGTGDWVRVVAMSMVLQLCGLLLPFINGRVIDRVIPHSDKHLLTVMILGLATVALFEFFAMIARSNLLLNLRTRLDAQMTLGFLDHLLSLPYPFFQRRHAGDLMMRLNSNAQIREILSSGVLSGAIDGLLVLVYLALLLSLSPKLAIVAIILVTLEATVCLIVQKKQAGLLTSAQQKQAESESQLVELLNGIETLKTTGTEGRAAQRWSNVFVEVMNLSLQRGRMSAWSDAILKIVTTLSPFILLIVGVFETMAGKMTLGTMFGALAFADAFIHPVSSLIGTFSQFQLVGVYIDRIEDVMTTPKEQVRNDLRTAPPLRGSIHVDNISFQYGPKSKMVVKNVSLQIAPGQSVALVGRSGSGKSTLAALLAGLYVPTEGKITYDGINLADLHLPSLRRQIGIVIQRPYVFGTTVRANITNGDASISSRALEKAGKAAAIHDEIMEMPMGYETPLTAGGATLSGGQRQRLALAAALLKKPPILLLDEATSALDNLTERAVHDNLDRLGCTRIIIAHRLSTIRRADVILVMNDGVLVEQGDHESLVAEGGLYASLIAAQSSDHEPAEDEKANYDEFGGDA, from the coding sequence GTGAACTTCACCTCCATCGCCGAAACCATCCAGAAGCACCCCGCCCTCGCCGCGCTCGGCCAACTCGGCCCCAAGAAGCGCGTGCCCGTCCTCGTGCAGCTCGAGGCCGCAGACTGCGGCCCCACGTGCCTGCAGATGTGCCTCGCCTTCCATGGCCAAGAGGTCCGCCTCGACGAGCTGCGCCTCGCCACCGGCTGCAACCGCGACGGGGTGAGCGCTCTCGCCCTGGTGCAGACCGCGCGCGACTACGGGCTCGCGGCGCGCGGCGTCCGCATCGAGCTCGAGGATCTCTTCGCGCTGGAGCCGGGCACGATCCTGCACTGGGGCTTCGCGCACTTCGTGGTGTTCGAGCACGTCATCGGCGAGACGGTTCATATCGTGGATCCCGGCATCGGCCGGCGCGCGCTGTCCCTCGAGGAGGTGAGCGAGTCGTTCACGGGGGTCGCCCTGGTCTTCGAGGTCCAGGAGGGGTTTCAAAAGGGCAAGCTCGAGCGCCCCCTGCGCCACTACTTGAAGAAGACCATGCGCGGCACCGGGGATTGGGTGCGCGTGGTGGCCATGTCCATGGTCCTGCAGCTCTGCGGCCTGCTCCTGCCGTTCATCAACGGCCGCGTGATCGACCGGGTCATCCCCCACTCGGACAAGCACCTCTTGACGGTCATGATCCTCGGCCTCGCCACCGTGGCGCTGTTCGAGTTCTTCGCCATGATCGCCCGCTCGAACCTGCTGCTCAACCTGCGCACGCGCTTGGACGCGCAAATGACGTTGGGGTTCTTGGATCACCTGCTGTCCTTGCCCTATCCCTTCTTCCAGCGGCGGCACGCGGGCGACTTGATGATGCGTCTCAATAGCAACGCCCAGATCCGCGAGATCTTGAGCTCGGGTGTGCTCAGCGGCGCCATCGACGGCCTCTTGGTGCTGGTCTACTTGGCGCTGCTCCTCTCCTTGAGCCCCAAGCTCGCCATCGTGGCCATCATCCTGGTCACCCTCGAGGCTACGGTGTGCTTGATCGTGCAGAAGAAGCAGGCCGGCTTGCTCACCAGCGCGCAGCAAAAGCAGGCCGAGAGCGAGAGCCAGCTGGTCGAGCTGCTCAACGGCATCGAGACCTTGAAGACCACCGGCACCGAAGGGCGCGCCGCGCAGCGCTGGTCGAACGTGTTCGTGGAGGTGATGAACCTCTCGCTCCAGCGCGGCCGCATGTCGGCGTGGTCGGACGCGATCTTGAAGATCGTCACCACCTTGAGCCCGTTCATTCTTCTCATCGTCGGCGTCTTCGAGACCATGGCCGGCAAGATGACCCTCGGCACCATGTTCGGTGCGCTGGCCTTCGCCGATGCCTTCATTCACCCCGTCTCCAGCCTCATCGGCACGTTCTCGCAGTTTCAGCTGGTGGGGGTGTACATCGACCGCATCGAGGACGTGATGACCACGCCCAAGGAGCAAGTTCGCAACGATCTGCGCACGGCGCCGCCGCTGCGGGGGAGCATCCACGTCGACAACATCTCCTTTCAGTACGGGCCCAAGAGCAAAATGGTCGTGAAGAACGTGTCGCTGCAGATCGCGCCGGGCCAGTCGGTGGCTTTGGTGGGGCGCTCGGGCTCCGGCAAGTCGACCTTGGCCGCGCTCTTGGCCGGTCTGTATGTGCCCACCGAGGGGAAAATCACCTACGACGGCATCAACCTGGCCGACCTTCACTTGCCCAGCTTGCGGCGGCAAATCGGCATCGTCATCCAGCGGCCCTATGTGTTCGGGACCACCGTCCGCGCCAACATCACCAACGGCGATGCATCGATTTCGAGCCGCGCGCTGGAGAAGGCGGGCAAGGCGGCGGCCATCCATGACGAGATCATGGAGATGCCCATGGGGTACGAGACCCCGCTCACGGCCGGAGGCGCCACGCTCTCGGGCGGGCAGCGGCAAAGGCTCGCGCTGGCCGCCGCGCTGTTGAAGAAGCCGCCGATCCTCTTGCTCGACGAGGCGACCAGCGCGCTCGACAACCTCACGGAGCGCGCGGTGCACGACAACTTGGACCGGCTCGGATGCACGCGCATCATCATCGCCCACCGCCTCAGCACCATCCGCCGGGCCGACGTCATTCTGGTGATGAACGACGGTGTGCTGGTCGAGCAAGGCGATCATGAGTCCCTGGTCGCGGAAGGTGGGCTCTACGCCTCCCTCATCGCCGCGCAGAGCTCCGACCACGAGCCCGCCGAGGACGAAAAAGCAAACTACGACGAGTTCGGAGGTGACGCGTGA
- a CDS encoding efflux RND transporter periplasmic adaptor subunit — protein MKLLRTLSLTVMAAFSAYTVPKYGWPIVLEKARAQMDSGEPERPPAPRPSEDRSIAEPWTGVILAPAVELTARNDGRLAKVLVRVGDTVHAGDVLAQLDITVQLHEIAAAEAALRASRAEAGAASVSLAQAADRAKRRKMVVKYGDTELPIVSPEELVGSNFDQKAAGSRLVAAAANTQERVARLEQLRATVDEATIRAPFDGAVATRYLEPGAHVRSGMSLIRLVGQGGLRVRFAVPEAEAGAVQLASKVLLECDGQTLGAAIDRIAPEVESSSGTIFVEASVEGVHESQHTALAGRVVGVKLAPAVSLPTEGIPAINPTSG, from the coding sequence GTGAAGCTCTTGAGGACCCTTTCCCTGACCGTGATGGCCGCCTTTTCCGCGTACACCGTGCCCAAATACGGTTGGCCCATCGTGCTGGAGAAGGCGCGCGCGCAGATGGATTCGGGCGAGCCCGAGCGGCCCCCGGCCCCGCGCCCCAGCGAGGACCGCTCGATCGCCGAGCCCTGGACCGGCGTGATCCTCGCCCCCGCCGTGGAGCTCACGGCCCGCAACGATGGACGGCTCGCCAAGGTGCTGGTGCGGGTCGGAGACACCGTTCACGCAGGCGACGTCCTTGCGCAGCTCGACATCACCGTTCAACTGCACGAGATCGCCGCCGCCGAAGCCGCCTTGCGCGCCTCCCGGGCCGAGGCGGGGGCCGCCAGCGTGTCGCTCGCCCAGGCGGCCGATCGGGCCAAGCGCCGCAAGATGGTGGTCAAATACGGGGACACGGAGCTGCCCATCGTTTCGCCCGAGGAGCTCGTCGGCTCGAACTTCGATCAGAAGGCGGCGGGCAGCCGGCTCGTGGCCGCAGCCGCCAACACCCAGGAGCGGGTCGCGCGCCTCGAGCAGCTCCGCGCCACCGTCGACGAAGCGACCATCCGAGCCCCCTTCGACGGCGCCGTCGCCACACGCTACTTGGAGCCGGGGGCCCATGTTCGCTCGGGCATGTCGCTCATCCGGCTCGTGGGGCAGGGGGGGCTCCGCGTTCGCTTCGCGGTCCCCGAGGCCGAAGCCGGTGCCGTGCAGCTCGCGTCCAAGGTGCTCCTCGAGTGCGATGGCCAGACCCTCGGCGCGGCCATCGATCGCATCGCGCCCGAGGTCGAGTCCTCGTCGGGGACCATCTTCGTCGAGGCCTCCGTGGAGGGGGTTCACGAGAGCCAGCACACGGCCCTCGCGGGGCGGGTCGTGGGGGTGAAGCTGGCGCCCGCGGTGTCGTTGCCGACCGAAGGCATCCCTGCGATCAACCCCACCAGCGGCTGA
- a CDS encoding type 2 lantipeptide synthetase LanM family protein, with amino-acid sequence MNDTDMQSMDRTGEQVIPWQLAATPHERLAKGLGVASADGTAESRYAYWRQLGWVQAHPERAPARFAALGLDEPEFISMFGEEKSALAERLGPAPAWFHSACTALASHAASLPRTSANENANQDQNQNESEGEADFLSLVAPLIEHAQNELAERLEALLGREGVPVELMPLASLADTPPEERIWDAVYKTLVLELKVAELNGKLQTQDPEARLAEFVRSLEEPGGRTQLWAEYPVLVRYVVGILDQWVRRSAEVAERWIGDWNLLIASGLLPESPGELLELSVGQGDVHRDGQSVAIATFERAKLVYKPRSLAPEAVVNRLIGWFNERAPAYDLRPLHLLDRGSYGWTEFLAHEPCTDDEQLRGFYWRAGAMLALLHVLWGIDFHRENLIAHGAYPVAIDCEVLCHITETDITGVPGPRNLEPADAFLADSVVRVGLLPVPFVFQDDQSKWQRSDLSALSGAAGQSTPITAPTLVVEDGELRVRNRRGEMEATQNLPSDSSATAFTPEVVDGFETAYRELAQGRDELLAPGELLDWLRGVELRLLLRPTMYYERVLLDSLHPDFMRDAMDRSICLDRLFAKGHVPGMASVAEDEIRQLVTGNIPFFTFRPESPDLVLESGERVPSFLPRVPLACVEQRLRDLSDDDMGRQRHLIELTLACFDPESMPRPSRAPVATSTLALPGELRAVAVRIGETVMRKKLERGGRAGWVFAKNLHDEIWTPGPVGADLYDGLPGIGLFLAALGRATSHPGALRTATQIGDQLVDVVRPILDDAGKSKPAQVEWPVGAFSGAGGILYFLGNLTRLANESRWLPCIASLVAWIERHCPSDPHLDVISGSAGALLALLSVRDLVNVEAAACAAVARLTSSQSASGEHAGGWQSAAAPRPLAGMGHGAGGIALALAQWNAVRPSHGVSHAVASALAFEETLFDDAECNWRDARSEEREFMAGWCHGAPGIALARLALPSSGRCDERLERALQSALRHTGVAGSTFEGAPNDGLCHGDLGNLEILRLASPHLAGAIETNALLRCYRAVLDRSHRDGWRSGDPLGVENPGLMNGLAGMGLSLLSAATWAESEGAANTPSALLLQPLQ; translated from the coding sequence GTGAACGACACGGACATGCAATCGATGGATCGAACGGGCGAGCAGGTCATCCCCTGGCAGCTCGCAGCAACCCCGCACGAACGGCTGGCAAAGGGTCTCGGGGTCGCAAGTGCCGATGGAACGGCCGAGTCGCGGTACGCGTATTGGCGCCAATTGGGATGGGTTCAAGCGCATCCCGAGCGCGCTCCAGCGCGATTCGCCGCCCTCGGCCTCGACGAACCCGAATTCATTTCGATGTTCGGCGAGGAAAAGAGCGCCCTCGCCGAACGACTCGGCCCCGCCCCCGCGTGGTTCCACAGCGCGTGCACCGCGCTCGCGTCCCACGCCGCGAGCCTGCCGCGCACGAGCGCCAATGAGAACGCGAATCAGGATCAGAATCAGAACGAAAGCGAAGGCGAGGCGGATTTTCTCTCGCTGGTGGCGCCCCTGATCGAGCACGCGCAGAACGAGCTCGCGGAGCGCCTCGAGGCGCTCCTCGGTCGCGAGGGTGTCCCCGTGGAGCTCATGCCGCTCGCGTCCCTGGCGGACACGCCGCCCGAAGAGCGGATTTGGGACGCGGTGTACAAGACGCTGGTGCTCGAGCTGAAGGTGGCGGAGCTGAATGGTAAACTCCAGACGCAGGACCCCGAAGCGCGTCTGGCCGAGTTCGTTCGCTCCCTGGAGGAGCCGGGGGGCCGCACCCAGCTCTGGGCCGAGTACCCCGTCCTGGTTCGATATGTCGTCGGAATATTGGATCAATGGGTGCGCCGGAGCGCCGAGGTGGCCGAGCGATGGATTGGCGATTGGAACCTGCTCATCGCGAGCGGCCTCTTGCCGGAGTCACCCGGTGAATTGCTGGAGCTCAGCGTCGGTCAGGGCGACGTGCACCGCGATGGCCAGAGCGTGGCCATCGCCACCTTCGAGCGCGCCAAGCTCGTGTACAAGCCGCGATCGTTGGCCCCGGAGGCCGTCGTCAATCGGCTGATTGGCTGGTTCAATGAGCGCGCGCCCGCGTACGACTTGCGCCCGCTGCACCTCCTCGACCGTGGCAGCTACGGCTGGACCGAGTTCTTGGCCCACGAGCCATGCACGGACGACGAGCAGCTGCGGGGCTTCTACTGGCGCGCGGGGGCGATGCTCGCCCTCTTGCACGTGCTCTGGGGAATCGACTTTCATCGCGAAAACCTGATCGCGCACGGCGCCTATCCGGTCGCCATCGATTGTGAGGTCCTGTGCCATATCACCGAGACCGACATCACGGGCGTTCCCGGGCCGCGCAACCTCGAGCCGGCCGATGCGTTCTTGGCAGATAGCGTCGTGCGGGTGGGCCTCCTCCCGGTGCCCTTCGTCTTCCAGGACGATCAGTCGAAGTGGCAGCGCTCCGATCTCTCCGCCCTCTCCGGCGCCGCCGGGCAGAGCACCCCCATCACCGCGCCCACCTTGGTCGTCGAAGACGGGGAGCTCCGGGTGCGCAACCGGCGCGGCGAGATGGAGGCCACGCAGAACTTGCCGTCGGACTCCTCGGCCACCGCGTTCACCCCCGAGGTCGTGGACGGCTTCGAGACCGCGTACCGCGAGCTCGCGCAAGGACGCGACGAGCTCCTCGCGCCGGGCGAGTTGCTCGATTGGCTGCGCGGGGTCGAGCTCCGCCTCTTGCTGCGGCCGACCATGTATTACGAGCGCGTCCTCTTGGACAGCTTGCACCCGGATTTCATGCGCGACGCCATGGACCGATCCATTTGCCTGGATCGGCTCTTTGCCAAAGGGCATGTGCCGGGCATGGCCTCGGTGGCCGAAGACGAGATTCGCCAATTGGTCACGGGCAATATTCCCTTTTTCACGTTTCGCCCCGAGTCGCCCGATCTCGTGCTGGAGAGTGGCGAGCGGGTGCCGAGCTTTCTGCCGCGGGTGCCGCTCGCGTGCGTCGAACAGCGCCTGCGCGATCTTTCGGACGATGACATGGGCCGGCAACGTCATTTGATCGAGCTCACCTTGGCCTGCTTCGATCCCGAGAGCATGCCGCGCCCGTCGCGCGCGCCCGTCGCCACGTCGACCCTTGCCCTCCCGGGCGAGCTTCGCGCGGTCGCCGTCCGCATCGGCGAAACGGTGATGCGCAAAAAGCTCGAACGCGGCGGGCGCGCGGGCTGGGTGTTCGCCAAAAATCTCCACGACGAGATTTGGACCCCGGGCCCCGTCGGCGCCGACCTTTACGATGGCCTCCCCGGCATCGGCCTCTTCCTCGCGGCGCTCGGCCGCGCGACCTCGCACCCCGGCGCGCTTCGCACGGCCACCCAGATCGGGGATCAGCTGGTCGACGTCGTGCGGCCCATCCTCGATGACGCGGGCAAGTCCAAGCCGGCGCAGGTCGAGTGGCCCGTCGGAGCGTTCAGCGGCGCGGGGGGGATCCTTTACTTCTTGGGCAACCTCACCCGGCTCGCCAACGAGTCGCGGTGGCTCCCGTGCATCGCCTCGCTCGTCGCGTGGATCGAGCGTCATTGCCCGAGTGATCCGCACCTCGACGTCATCAGCGGGTCCGCGGGTGCCCTTCTTGCGCTCCTATCGGTCCGCGATCTGGTGAATGTCGAGGCCGCGGCCTGCGCGGCGGTCGCGCGGCTCACGAGCTCGCAGTCGGCGAGCGGGGAGCACGCGGGCGGCTGGCAATCCGCAGCCGCACCGCGCCCGCTCGCGGGTATGGGGCATGGCGCGGGCGGTATCGCGCTCGCGCTCGCCCAGTGGAACGCCGTTCGACCGAGCCACGGTGTTTCCCATGCGGTGGCGTCGGCGCTCGCCTTCGAAGAGACGCTCTTCGACGACGCCGAATGCAACTGGCGCGACGCGCGATCCGAGGAGCGGGAGTTCATGGCCGGCTGGTGCCATGGCGCACCCGGAATCGCGCTCGCGCGCCTCGCGCTACCGTCGTCGGGGCGCTGCGATGAACGGCTCGAGCGCGCGCTGCAGAGCGCCCTCCGTCACACGGGGGTGGCCGGCTCCACCTTCGAGGGGGCGCCCAACGATGGCCTGTGCCACGGCGATCTCGGGAACCTCGAGATCCTGCGGCTGGCGAGCCCGCACCTCGCGGGCGCGATCGAGACGAACGCCCTTCTTCGTTGCTACCGCGCTGTTTTGGACCGATCGCACCGAGACGGCTGGCGCTCGGGCGATCCGCTGGGGGTCGAGAACCCGGGGTTGATGAATGGGCTGGCCGGCATGGGCTTGTCGCTCTTGAGCGCGGCGACGTGGGCAGAGTCGGAGGGCGCTGCGAACACCCCCTCCGCCCTGCTTTTGCAACCTCTCCAATGA